A portion of the Edaphobacter lichenicola genome contains these proteins:
- a CDS encoding carboxylesterase/lipase family protein, with translation MPRFVSKSLKSLLVVTFSFSLLTIAAHASDGLKVKTDKGKVEGSLTDDQKVRAFKGIPYAAPPVGNLRWQPPQPAAKWSGVKSAKDFGSRCIQSSGYPDMHFHDPGQSEDCLTLNVWTPAGAKRGSLPVMVWIFGGGFASGSTSESRQDGQFLAHRNVVVVSMNYRLAIFGFFVHPELTAESPHHASGNYGLMDETAALEWVKKNIAGFGGDPKNVTIFGESAGSFAVSAQMASPLARGLFSKAIGESGGAFHSRGLTFDSRETLERRDVEFAQTAFHTSTLADLRKLSVDEILQAVQAKTTPPPPRFGPDVDGYFLPDSVPNIYAAGKQAHVPLLAGWNADEERDAALLAKPPITVESFTAMAQKEFGDNAQKFLAVYPAATDAEAVVSAGDFAGDRFIKYSTWRWLEAQVATGGAPVYRYLFDLGSPGDKYHDVILGAFHSDDIEYVFNTLDSRAEATWRPEDRKLADQVATYWTNFARSGDPNGAGLPAWPTYNAAGGWQVMHLDRTSEARPDKQRDRYLFLDEAWGKPKK, from the coding sequence ATGCCTAGGTTCGTTTCGAAGTCGTTGAAGTCGCTCCTCGTTGTTACGTTTTCGTTTTCACTTCTGACTATCGCTGCTCACGCGAGCGATGGACTGAAGGTGAAGACAGATAAAGGCAAGGTGGAGGGTAGCCTGACGGATGACCAGAAGGTTCGGGCCTTTAAGGGGATTCCGTATGCTGCGCCGCCAGTGGGGAATCTTCGCTGGCAGCCGCCGCAACCTGCAGCGAAGTGGAGCGGTGTGAAGTCGGCCAAAGACTTTGGCTCTCGTTGTATTCAGTCGAGCGGCTATCCGGATATGCACTTTCATGATCCGGGACAGAGTGAAGATTGTCTGACGTTGAACGTGTGGACTCCCGCTGGCGCTAAGCGCGGCAGTCTTCCTGTGATGGTCTGGATCTTTGGTGGTGGCTTTGCTTCGGGGAGCACGTCGGAGTCACGGCAGGACGGGCAATTTCTTGCGCATCGCAATGTTGTTGTTGTGTCGATGAACTATCGTCTGGCTATCTTCGGATTCTTTGTTCATCCTGAGTTGACGGCAGAGTCTCCGCATCATGCTTCGGGGAACTACGGCTTGATGGATGAGACGGCGGCGTTGGAGTGGGTGAAGAAGAACATCGCTGGGTTTGGTGGTGATCCTAAAAATGTGACGATCTTTGGCGAGTCGGCGGGCTCGTTTGCGGTGAGTGCGCAGATGGCTTCGCCGCTGGCTCGAGGCCTGTTTTCAAAGGCTATCGGGGAGAGCGGCGGAGCTTTTCATAGCCGCGGACTTACATTTGATTCGCGCGAGACGCTAGAACGGAGAGATGTTGAGTTTGCCCAGACGGCCTTCCATACCTCGACGCTGGCTGATCTTCGCAAGCTCTCTGTTGATGAGATTTTGCAGGCAGTTCAGGCGAAGACGACACCGCCACCGCCGCGGTTTGGCCCTGATGTGGATGGATATTTTCTGCCTGACTCGGTGCCTAATATTTATGCTGCGGGGAAGCAGGCGCATGTTCCGTTGCTTGCGGGTTGGAATGCCGACGAGGAGCGCGATGCGGCGCTGCTGGCTAAACCGCCGATCACGGTCGAGAGCTTTACTGCAATGGCGCAGAAGGAGTTCGGCGACAATGCGCAGAAGTTCCTGGCTGTTTATCCTGCGGCTACGGACGCTGAGGCGGTTGTCTCGGCGGGGGATTTTGCGGGGGATCGATTTATCAAATATTCGACGTGGCGATGGCTGGAGGCGCAGGTGGCTACGGGTGGGGCTCCGGTTTATCGGTACCTCTTTGACCTTGGCTCCCCCGGCGACAAGTACCACGATGTCATTCTCGGGGCGTTTCATTCGGACGACATTGAATACGTCTTCAACACGCTCGACTCGCGCGCTGAGGCTACGTGGCGACCTGAGGATCGCAAGCTTGCCGATCAGGTGGCAACCTACTGGACCAACTTTGCGCGTAGCGGTGATCCGAATGGGGCGGGATTGCCTGCGTGGCCGACGTACAATGCTGCCGGTGGATGGCAGGTGATGCATCTCGATCGAACGTCGGAGGCGAGACCGGACAAACAGCGTGACAGGTATCTGTTTCTCGATGAGGCTTGGGGCAAACCGAAGAAGTAG
- a CDS encoding MBL fold metallo-hydrolase — MKSTPVTANGHQLTRLGLVNCYLVREADGFTLIDANLSNSADDILAAARTLGAPIRRILLTHAHVDHVGSVDALLAKLGPTLIEFTSNARTLPLLQKPPDKSLLPYESKEEIRGGLPGIDARPTRLLTEGERYGSLLCIETPGHIPGHLAFLDERDGTLYAGDALGSVGNLTVSGYPPWFFPNVGTWSKATAVASAKKLLEFPIARFACGHGAVNPGGVPALRAAIAKTTA, encoded by the coding sequence ATGAAATCGACCCCGGTCACCGCCAACGGCCACCAGCTCACACGTCTCGGCCTCGTCAACTGCTACCTCGTCCGCGAAGCCGACGGCTTCACCCTCATCGACGCCAACCTCTCCAACTCCGCCGATGACATCCTTGCCGCCGCCCGCACCCTCGGAGCACCCATCCGCCGCATCCTCCTCACCCACGCCCACGTCGACCACGTCGGCTCCGTCGATGCCCTTCTCGCTAAGCTAGGCCCCACGCTGATAGAGTTCACCTCGAACGCCCGCACTCTGCCGCTCCTGCAAAAACCACCCGACAAATCGCTCCTACCCTATGAGTCGAAAGAAGAGATCCGAGGCGGTCTACCCGGCATCGACGCCCGGCCCACACGTCTCCTCACCGAAGGCGAACGCTACGGCTCACTCCTCTGTATCGAAACTCCCGGTCACATCCCAGGCCACCTCGCGTTCCTCGACGAGCGCGACGGCACACTCTACGCCGGCGACGCTCTCGGCAGCGTAGGCAACCTCACCGTCAGCGGCTATCCCCCGTGGTTCTTCCCAAACGTCGGCACCTGGAGCAAGGCCACCGCTGTAGCCAGCGCTAAAAAATTACTCGAGTTCCCTATCGCGCGCTTCGCTTGCGGCCACGGTGCAGTCAATCCTGGCGGCGTCCCCGCACTCCGCGCTGCCATCGCCAAAACCACCGCATAA
- a CDS encoding RNA polymerase sigma factor translates to MSRQEQQQSSISLQVRQCLAGDASAWKELFVSYYRLIYFLCYSFTKSNSDAEDLTQDVFLKLYCSLSRFDSKKGSLQNWIRNITRNHLVDHFRATHLIRVSDSLDASREEKDACTIASRLTDSRPTPEQSFATLEMKEQIYEALGQLTAYSRDAIILCDLEDRNYLEVAQILGIPEGTVKSRLSRGRGELARALTAADSARRPVSGSSGRTAARKTRGKARPRFGYNVECQAKVA, encoded by the coding sequence GTGAGTCGTCAAGAGCAGCAACAGAGTTCAATCAGTCTGCAGGTTCGTCAATGCCTTGCGGGGGATGCTTCTGCGTGGAAGGAGCTGTTTGTTTCGTACTATCGGCTTATTTACTTCCTCTGTTACAGCTTTACGAAGTCGAACAGTGATGCGGAGGATCTGACGCAGGATGTTTTTCTAAAGCTGTATTGCAGCCTGTCACGGTTCGACAGCAAGAAGGGGAGTCTTCAGAACTGGATCCGCAATATTACGCGCAATCATCTTGTGGATCACTTCCGCGCGACACATCTGATTCGCGTGAGCGACTCGCTGGATGCGAGCCGAGAGGAAAAAGACGCTTGCACGATAGCGTCTCGTCTGACGGATTCGCGGCCCACGCCGGAGCAGAGTTTCGCTACGTTGGAGATGAAGGAGCAGATCTATGAGGCTCTGGGGCAACTGACTGCTTATAGCCGCGACGCGATTATTTTGTGTGATCTTGAGGACCGCAACTACCTGGAGGTAGCGCAGATTCTGGGTATACCGGAGGGGACGGTGAAGAGTCGTCTCAGCCGGGGGCGCGGGGAGTTGGCGAGGGCGCTCACCGCCGCTGACTCGGCTCGCAGGCCGGTGAGTGGGAGTTCGGGGCGGACTGCCGCTCGTAAGACCAGAGGAAAAGCACGGCCGAGATTTGGATATAACGTCGAGTGCCAAGCGAAGGTTGCGTGA
- a CDS encoding MarR family winged helix-turn-helix transcriptional regulator, whose product MKTAGQQGQAQRFMSAIEGVIDREVRPDKEVVDALLDFSPPEMRAVMWVGRRGKSVMSDLAKGIGVPLSTATRIVNRLVKKGIVVRRRSDLDRRIVEVDLSPIGYEYKASFHAKRLRATQRLLAPLDDEERETLLSLMERALQLSSSSASKKRKRV is encoded by the coding sequence ATGAAGACAGCGGGGCAACAGGGGCAAGCGCAACGATTTATGTCCGCGATTGAAGGTGTTATCGATCGTGAGGTTCGCCCCGATAAGGAGGTTGTCGATGCGCTGCTCGACTTTTCTCCGCCGGAGATGCGGGCTGTGATGTGGGTGGGGCGTCGGGGCAAGTCGGTGATGAGCGATTTAGCAAAGGGGATTGGTGTGCCGCTGAGTACGGCGACGCGAATCGTGAATCGACTGGTAAAGAAGGGGATTGTGGTGCGGCGGCGGTCGGACCTGGACCGCAGGATCGTTGAAGTGGATCTGAGTCCGATTGGTTATGAGTACAAAGCCAGCTTCCATGCAAAGCGTTTGAGGGCGACACAGCGGCTTTTAGCGCCTTTGGACGATGAGGAGCGCGAGACACTTCTCTCTTTGATGGAGAGAGCGTTGCAGCTATCCTCGTCGTCGGCGTCAAAAAAAAGAAAAAGAGTCTGA
- a CDS encoding Rieske 2Fe-2S domain-containing protein codes for MSELVRVAEVAGPPTELIFGDWYPALRTSALREGKTAKAMLLGVPLLLGRKTGGKLFAMRDLCPHRGIPLSAGWFDGETVTCKYHGWRFEPCSGQCKEIPSLTSHETLDPTKIYASAFPCEERDGFAWVYVPAPGAGRLFETGRAGEALPPVPEVPKFSAKFRSAHLVAELPCNVDHGIIGLMDPAHGPFVHQAWWWRSRASIHEKTKHFEPLNDDENNGRNAGFRMSSHAPSANSAPYKLLGVYGEPITTTIDFVLPNRRYETIRAGDKWFASLTTVTPITPSSCRIDVMAAWNVFYHVPFVTSIATFFGARFVRQDQQTMVEQAEGLRFNPGLMLIDDADKPAKWYFALKQARLKGTGEHPLSGPVTLHWRS; via the coding sequence TTGAGTGAGCTGGTGCGAGTTGCGGAGGTCGCGGGGCCGCCGACGGAGCTGATCTTCGGGGATTGGTATCCGGCGCTGCGAACGAGCGCACTGCGTGAGGGCAAGACGGCGAAGGCGATGTTGCTCGGGGTTCCTCTGTTGCTAGGGAGGAAGACGGGCGGGAAGTTGTTTGCGATGCGTGACCTGTGTCCGCATCGCGGGATTCCGCTGTCGGCTGGGTGGTTCGATGGCGAGACAGTGACGTGCAAGTATCACGGGTGGCGGTTTGAGCCTTGCAGCGGGCAGTGCAAGGAGATTCCTTCGCTGACAAGCCATGAGACGCTGGACCCTACGAAGATTTATGCGAGCGCGTTTCCTTGTGAGGAGAGGGACGGGTTTGCGTGGGTGTATGTGCCTGCTCCGGGGGCTGGTCGTTTATTCGAAACGGGGAGAGCAGGTGAGGCGCTGCCGCCGGTGCCGGAGGTGCCGAAGTTTTCGGCGAAGTTTCGGAGTGCGCACCTGGTGGCGGAGCTGCCATGCAATGTCGATCATGGGATTATCGGGTTGATGGACCCGGCGCATGGGCCGTTTGTGCACCAGGCGTGGTGGTGGCGGAGCCGGGCGAGTATTCATGAGAAGACGAAGCACTTTGAGCCATTGAACGACGACGAAAATAATGGGAGGAACGCCGGGTTTCGGATGTCGTCCCATGCTCCGAGCGCGAACTCGGCGCCGTATAAGTTGCTGGGTGTTTATGGGGAGCCGATTACGACGACGATCGATTTTGTGCTGCCGAATCGGCGGTACGAGACGATTCGTGCGGGCGATAAGTGGTTTGCCAGTCTGACTACTGTGACGCCGATTACGCCTTCGAGTTGCAGGATCGATGTGATGGCAGCGTGGAATGTTTTTTATCATGTTCCATTTGTGACCTCGATCGCTACGTTCTTTGGGGCGAGGTTTGTGCGTCAGGATCAACAGACGATGGTGGAGCAGGCGGAGGGGTTGCGGTTCAACCCGGGGCTGATGCTGATTGACGATGCGGACAAGCCGGCGAAGTGGTACTTCGCGCTGAAGCAGGCACGCTTGAAGGGGACGGGCGAGCATCCGCTCTCCGGACCGGTGACGTTGCATTGGCGTAGTTGA
- a CDS encoding phospholipid carrier-dependent glycosyltransferase: MQTVIPSSISSTNRTRLILLVLWFIIYASFTLVTPPLLDDADSVHAEVAREMLLRHDWVTLYANGIRYLEKAPILYWSMALSYKLFGIHTASARLPVALTVLALALTLEGFARRAFHSTRAGLYAGLILLSSFGIFIFTRIIIPDADLCLWLTLSILCYWLIEQTEAPQSREPSRILCWGFAICCALNVLTKGLIGIVFPILIILAHLILTRRNLRAVLTRLGQLHPLSSTVVFFAIAAPWHILVALANPTQGTPGNIAFTHGHWSVPLPTNGNVHGWLWFYFVNEHLLRYLNLRVPRDYDTVPLALFLVLILIWLMPWSAFLLRAFATVPWRKAFRPLVSIRTLSQNENTHLLLGLWALIPLLFFSLSTRQEYYVLPALPPMMLLIAAWLDREATEAESFIVPNPLVRAGQRISVVLFALGSIAALIAGFFVLHSHPPNPETDLASLLKQNPSDYALSFGHFLDLNARAMGAFRTPLIVTATALFTGTLANWLCRRNYKPHFGNLWLAAATFAFLLAAHTGLQIFSPVLTSYQLANAIAPQLKPDDIIIIHGEYESASTLGFYLQRPGAETQPLHIFEGRSSNLWYGSYFPDAPPIFEDATSLKLKWTDRHRVFLWQDLSQPLPDLAGRTYFIAQSGGKEILSNQPNPY, encoded by the coding sequence ATGCAGACCGTCATCCCGTCCTCCATCTCGTCCACAAACCGCACCCGCCTCATCCTCCTCGTCCTGTGGTTCATCATCTACGCAAGCTTCACCCTCGTCACCCCTCCTCTACTCGACGACGCAGACTCCGTCCACGCTGAGGTCGCCCGCGAGATGCTCCTCCGTCACGACTGGGTCACCCTCTACGCCAACGGCATCCGCTACCTCGAAAAGGCCCCGATCCTCTACTGGAGCATGGCCCTCAGCTACAAACTCTTCGGCATCCACACCGCCTCCGCGCGCCTTCCCGTCGCCCTCACCGTCCTCGCCCTCGCTCTCACCCTCGAAGGCTTCGCCCGCCGCGCCTTCCACTCCACGCGAGCCGGCCTCTACGCCGGCCTCATCCTGCTCTCCAGCTTCGGCATCTTCATCTTCACCCGCATCATCATCCCCGACGCCGACCTCTGCCTCTGGCTCACCCTCTCCATCCTCTGCTACTGGCTCATCGAGCAGACCGAAGCACCGCAAAGCCGTGAACCGAGCAGAATCCTCTGTTGGGGCTTCGCCATCTGCTGCGCTCTCAACGTCCTCACCAAGGGCCTCATCGGCATCGTCTTCCCCATCCTCATTATCCTGGCTCACCTAATCCTCACGCGCCGCAACCTCCGCGCCGTCCTCACGCGCCTCGGCCAGCTCCACCCACTCTCAAGTACCGTCGTCTTCTTCGCAATCGCCGCGCCGTGGCACATCCTCGTCGCCCTCGCCAACCCCACGCAAGGCACCCCCGGCAACATCGCATTCACCCACGGCCACTGGTCCGTCCCCCTCCCCACCAACGGCAACGTCCACGGCTGGCTATGGTTCTACTTCGTCAACGAGCATCTCCTCCGCTACCTCAACCTCCGCGTCCCCCGCGACTACGACACCGTCCCCCTCGCTCTCTTCCTGGTCCTCATCCTCATCTGGCTCATGCCCTGGAGCGCCTTCCTCCTCCGCGCCTTCGCAACCGTCCCCTGGCGCAAAGCCTTCCGCCCACTCGTCTCCATCCGCACCCTCAGTCAAAACGAAAACACCCACCTCCTCCTGGGCCTCTGGGCGCTCATCCCGCTCCTCTTCTTCTCCCTCTCCACCCGCCAGGAGTACTACGTCCTACCCGCGCTCCCCCCCATGATGCTTCTCATCGCCGCCTGGCTCGACCGCGAAGCCACCGAAGCCGAATCCTTCATCGTCCCCAACCCACTCGTCCGCGCCGGCCAACGCATCTCCGTCGTCCTCTTCGCCCTCGGCTCCATCGCTGCTCTCATCGCCGGATTCTTCGTCCTGCACTCTCACCCACCCAACCCCGAAACCGACCTCGCCTCACTCTTAAAACAAAACCCCAGCGACTACGCCCTGTCCTTCGGGCACTTCCTCGACCTCAACGCGCGAGCTATGGGCGCCTTCCGCACCCCCCTCATCGTCACCGCAACAGCACTCTTCACCGGCACCCTCGCCAACTGGCTCTGTCGCCGCAACTACAAACCTCACTTCGGCAATCTCTGGCTCGCCGCCGCAACCTTCGCCTTTCTGCTCGCCGCGCACACCGGCCTGCAGATCTTCTCGCCTGTCCTCACGTCCTATCAACTAGCCAACGCCATCGCCCCCCAACTCAAGCCCGACGACATCATCATCATCCACGGCGAGTACGAGAGCGCCAGCACCCTCGGCTTCTACCTCCAGCGGCCCGGTGCCGAAACCCAGCCCCTTCACATCTTCGAAGGCCGCAGCTCCAATCTCTGGTACGGCTCCTACTTCCCCGACGCACCACCCATCTTCGAGGACGCTACATCCCTCAAACTCAAGTGGACCGACCGTCACCGCGTCTTCCTCTGGCAAGACCTCAGCCAACCCCTACCCGACCTGGCCGGAAGAACCTACTTCATCGCCCAGAGCGGCGGCAAAGAGATCCTCAGCAACCAACCCAACCCATACTAA
- a CDS encoding aldo/keto reductase, which produces MLRRDFLRRSAHTVGAAFLAQNAVARAALIDPDPLPQKFSAQDEVALGHTGIRTSRLAMGTGTVGFAGGSNQTRLGTSPLTNLLLNGYHENGLRFFDSADSYGSHPYVAAALKQLPRDKMTVLTKTDTRDAAGVRADLDRFRRELGIDHIDVVLIHCVTEGDWTTRYRGVMDVLSEAKQKGVIRAHGVSCHSIEALRAAASSPWVDIDLVRLNPIGSHMDADPDTVVGLIKQMRAQGKGIVGMKILGQGDLRNRPSEAIRYALGTGVLDAFTIGAESQKEQNNLLQRIAAA; this is translated from the coding sequence ATGCTGAGGAGAGACTTCCTTCGCCGGTCGGCCCATACCGTGGGCGCTGCTTTTCTTGCCCAAAATGCGGTTGCTCGCGCGGCGCTCATCGATCCTGATCCATTGCCACAGAAGTTCAGTGCGCAGGATGAAGTTGCTCTCGGCCACACGGGCATTCGTACAAGCCGCCTCGCTATGGGTACGGGGACCGTGGGTTTCGCCGGTGGATCCAATCAAACCCGACTTGGAACATCTCCCTTAACAAATCTGCTTCTCAACGGCTATCACGAGAATGGTCTGCGCTTCTTTGACTCTGCGGACTCCTACGGCAGCCACCCTTATGTCGCCGCGGCTCTCAAGCAGCTTCCGCGCGATAAAATGACCGTTCTAACGAAGACTGACACGCGCGATGCTGCTGGAGTTCGTGCCGATCTCGATCGTTTCAGGAGAGAGCTCGGCATCGATCACATCGACGTTGTGCTCATTCATTGCGTGACCGAGGGAGATTGGACGACACGATATCGTGGTGTCATGGACGTTCTCTCCGAAGCTAAGCAGAAGGGTGTGATCCGTGCTCATGGCGTCTCCTGCCACAGCATCGAGGCGCTGCGAGCAGCGGCGTCTTCTCCGTGGGTCGATATCGATCTCGTCCGTCTCAACCCAATTGGCTCCCATATGGACGCCGACCCTGACACCGTGGTCGGCTTGATCAAACAGATGCGTGCTCAAGGAAAAGGGATCGTTGGCATGAAGATTCTCGGGCAGGGAGATCTTCGCAATCGGCCCTCTGAAGCGATTCGATATGCCCTGGGCACAGGTGTTTTAGACGCCTTCACGATCGGTGCCGAGTCTCAGAAAGAACAAAACAATCTCCTGCAACGTATCGCCGCAGCATAA
- a CDS encoding endonuclease MutS2 codes for MNSPELLPIIPSPLHESSAASLEWPRLRDYIAARTFSPLGRAWVLALEPCADLAWIDQQQQRTAELRAMLTRGGSFEFRDLFDPTVLLDKARIEGAALESTEIRDLLAVVERVAAWRNLIDPPANGTRYEWPSIASLSAPLLNHDLAPLLRLLRGKIEPDGSLNDDASPELRRIRRAMERQHRAIEASLRRSLQSLSEGGNTQEDLITIRGDRFVIPVKSEFKRKVPGVIHGSSSSGQTVFVEPLETIEQNNELVRLLDEEQSEIHRILVAMTHAIGQQSVAIHLGCCILAEVESHAARARFAENLNCVRPTFTQELSLTAARHPLLEIRMRASALADGSERKTPVPLTIILPPDAKQLIISGPNTGGKTVSLKTLGLLSLMAQAGIPVPTEEAKLPLFTSVYADIGDAQSIERDLSSFSAHVVNLDRISREATADSLVLLDELGSATDPEEGAALAVAIANYFLTLKAWCCITTHLTSLKVYAANHAGVLNAAVGFDQQTLTPTYELRLGVPGASAGLNIAERLGLRPDIIASARAQMTTQTADIGAFLDQLHDQLTAAILERETMQQRERELSRVKARVEVEGRVEQKARTKELEGKLNSLLEDFAYQLRETVKTIDDKALAKKISRDSELRMATLRREFSEQFNSTVVAHTNRADKNDPAAQPHIPKGIKVGDLVKLKSLGRQARVDRIIDAKNFEVSMGPMKMRAAIDDIAEVESVKVVTPLEAARKRGGITVATANDDTDYMTSEINVIGRTADEAQTEVERFLDRAFLAGLPRIRIVHGTGMGVLRRTLREYLRNHPHVTTVTEPPKNQGGQGATEVELRQ; via the coding sequence GTGAATTCACCAGAGCTATTGCCAATCATCCCCTCTCCGCTCCATGAATCGAGCGCAGCGTCGCTCGAGTGGCCGCGCCTTCGCGACTACATCGCCGCACGCACTTTTTCGCCGCTTGGTCGTGCGTGGGTGCTTGCGCTAGAGCCGTGCGCCGACCTCGCCTGGATCGATCAACAGCAACAGCGCACCGCCGAGTTGCGCGCCATGCTCACGCGAGGAGGTAGCTTCGAGTTCCGCGATCTGTTCGACCCCACCGTGCTCCTCGACAAAGCTCGCATCGAAGGTGCCGCATTGGAATCCACCGAGATCCGAGATCTCCTCGCTGTGGTCGAGCGCGTCGCAGCGTGGCGCAACCTCATTGACCCACCAGCCAACGGCACTCGCTACGAGTGGCCCAGCATCGCATCTCTCTCCGCTCCACTGCTTAACCATGATCTCGCTCCGCTTCTCCGACTCCTGCGTGGCAAGATTGAGCCCGATGGCAGTCTTAACGACGACGCCTCACCAGAGCTCCGCCGCATTCGCCGCGCCATGGAGCGGCAGCATCGCGCGATCGAAGCCAGTCTTCGCAGGTCTCTGCAGAGTCTTAGTGAAGGCGGCAACACACAAGAAGATCTCATCACCATCCGTGGCGACCGCTTCGTCATTCCAGTTAAATCTGAGTTCAAACGCAAGGTGCCCGGCGTTATCCATGGATCTTCTTCTTCCGGACAAACCGTGTTCGTGGAACCTCTCGAGACCATTGAGCAGAACAACGAGCTCGTTCGCTTACTCGACGAAGAACAGTCCGAGATTCACCGGATCCTTGTTGCGATGACGCACGCCATTGGCCAGCAATCCGTTGCTATTCACCTTGGTTGCTGCATCCTCGCCGAGGTTGAATCTCACGCTGCCCGTGCTCGTTTCGCTGAGAATCTCAACTGTGTTCGTCCGACCTTCACGCAGGAGCTATCACTCACCGCAGCGCGTCACCCTCTCCTCGAAATTCGTATGCGAGCCTCGGCGTTGGCAGATGGCAGCGAACGAAAGACGCCCGTTCCACTTACCATCATCCTTCCTCCCGACGCGAAGCAACTGATTATCAGCGGCCCAAATACCGGCGGAAAGACGGTCTCGCTCAAAACACTCGGGCTGCTGTCTCTGATGGCTCAAGCTGGCATTCCTGTCCCGACAGAAGAGGCGAAGCTCCCTCTGTTCACAAGCGTCTACGCCGATATCGGCGACGCGCAATCCATCGAGCGCGATCTCTCCAGCTTTTCAGCCCACGTCGTCAACCTCGACCGCATCTCTCGCGAGGCCACCGCCGATTCTCTCGTCCTGCTCGATGAGCTTGGCTCCGCCACTGATCCTGAAGAGGGTGCTGCTCTGGCCGTCGCTATCGCAAACTACTTTCTCACTCTCAAAGCCTGGTGCTGCATCACGACTCACCTTACGTCGCTGAAGGTCTATGCGGCCAATCATGCCGGCGTGCTCAACGCTGCTGTCGGCTTCGACCAGCAAACCCTCACGCCCACGTACGAATTGCGCCTCGGCGTGCCGGGAGCTTCAGCGGGTCTCAACATCGCAGAGCGCCTTGGCCTCCGACCGGACATCATCGCCTCGGCCCGCGCACAGATGACAACGCAGACCGCAGACATCGGTGCATTCCTCGATCAACTTCACGACCAACTCACGGCTGCCATCTTGGAACGCGAGACCATGCAGCAGCGCGAGCGCGAGCTTTCGCGAGTGAAGGCGCGGGTCGAAGTCGAAGGCCGCGTCGAGCAGAAGGCACGCACCAAAGAACTTGAAGGCAAACTCAACTCCCTTCTCGAAGACTTTGCCTATCAACTCCGCGAGACCGTCAAAACCATCGATGATAAGGCTCTGGCCAAGAAGATCTCGCGCGACTCGGAACTCCGCATGGCCACACTGCGTCGAGAGTTCTCCGAACAGTTCAACTCTACCGTCGTTGCCCACACCAACCGCGCCGACAAGAACGACCCCGCTGCCCAGCCTCACATTCCCAAGGGGATCAAGGTTGGCGATCTCGTGAAACTCAAATCCCTCGGCCGCCAGGCAAGAGTTGATCGCATCATCGACGCGAAAAACTTTGAGGTCTCGATGGGCCCCATGAAGATGCGCGCTGCCATCGACGATATCGCCGAGGTCGAGTCCGTTAAAGTGGTTACTCCTCTTGAAGCGGCTCGCAAACGTGGTGGCATTACCGTGGCTACAGCCAACGACGACACCGACTACATGACATCCGAGATCAACGTGATTGGCCGCACGGCCGACGAGGCACAGACCGAGGTCGAGCGCTTTCTTGACCGAGCTTTCCTGGCGGGACTACCTCGCATCCGTATCGTGCACGGCACTGGTATGGGTGTTTTGCGCCGCACCCTGCGTGAATATCTTCGCAACCACCCACACGTCACGACGGTCACTGAGCCGCCAAAAAATCAGGGTGGCCAAGGGGCGACTGAAGTTGAGCTGCGCCAGTGA
- a CDS encoding zinc ribbon domain-containing protein, with the protein MVCQGCGASVVDGVHFCARCGAQVVAAQPMYAAYPQPPVPTLAPRVQRNLQTLGILWCVFGAYRVIGGLMGMFFLKTFAFHNFGGFDWPFTHGMEHSWMGAMMPLIAAYIVVTAGLAVFVGYSLLTRRPWGRTFAIIVAVLTLLKPLFGTALGIYTLWVLAPSTSALEYDAIADRS; encoded by the coding sequence ATGGTCTGTCAGGGATGTGGTGCTTCTGTAGTGGATGGTGTTCATTTTTGTGCAAGATGCGGAGCGCAGGTTGTCGCTGCTCAGCCAATGTATGCAGCTTATCCGCAACCGCCAGTGCCGACACTGGCGCCTCGAGTGCAGCGGAATCTGCAGACGCTGGGAATTCTTTGGTGTGTCTTCGGCGCCTACCGGGTGATCGGCGGCTTGATGGGCATGTTTTTTCTGAAGACCTTCGCATTCCACAACTTCGGAGGTTTCGACTGGCCCTTCACTCACGGGATGGAGCACTCCTGGATGGGAGCGATGATGCCCTTGATCGCTGCTTACATAGTCGTGACCGCTGGGCTCGCAGTGTTTGTTGGGTATAGCCTGCTGACGCGGAGACCTTGGGGTAGGACGTTCGCTATCATCGTGGCGGTTTTGACGCTGCTGAAGCCGCTCTTCGGTACGGCCCTGGGAATTTATACGCTGTGGGTGCTGGCTCCGAGCACTTCGGCTCTCGAGTACGATGCGATCGCTGACCGAAGCTGA